One stretch of Paenibacillus sp. FSL R5-0341 DNA includes these proteins:
- the glyQ gene encoding glycine--tRNA ligase subunit alpha, with protein sequence MNFQQMILTLQQFWAEHNCIIVQPYDTEKGAGTMNPMTFLRSLGPEPWKVAYVEPSRRPSDGRYGENPNRLYQHHQFQVIIKPSPDNIQEIYLESLKRLGIDPLKHDIRFVEDNWENPSLGCAGLGWEVWLDGMEITQFTYFQQVGGIETNPVAVEITYGMERLASYIQDKENVFDLEWVEGITYGDVFRQPEFEHSKYTFEVSDVKMLFTLFNMHEEEANKAMAQHLVFPAYDYVLKCSHTFNLLDARGAISVTERTGYITRVRNLARQVAATYMEEREKLGFPLIKKGGAEHV encoded by the coding sequence ATGAATTTTCAGCAGATGATTTTAACGCTGCAACAATTCTGGGCCGAGCATAACTGTATTATTGTCCAGCCATACGATACGGAAAAAGGGGCAGGTACGATGAACCCGATGACCTTTTTACGTTCGCTTGGACCGGAACCTTGGAAAGTGGCTTATGTAGAGCCTTCCCGTCGTCCTTCGGACGGACGTTATGGTGAGAACCCTAACCGCCTGTACCAGCATCATCAGTTCCAGGTGATCATCAAGCCTTCTCCGGATAATATTCAGGAAATTTACCTAGAAAGTCTGAAGCGTCTGGGCATTGATCCGCTCAAACATGATATTCGGTTTGTTGAAGATAACTGGGAGAACCCTTCCCTTGGTTGTGCAGGTCTTGGTTGGGAAGTATGGTTGGATGGAATGGAAATTACACAATTTACGTATTTCCAACAGGTTGGTGGAATCGAGACAAATCCGGTAGCTGTTGAAATTACGTATGGTATGGAGCGTTTGGCTTCTTACATTCAAGATAAAGAGAATGTGTTTGATCTGGAATGGGTGGAAGGTATCACTTATGGTGATGTATTCCGTCAGCCAGAATTCGAACACTCTAAATATACGTTTGAAGTATCTGATGTCAAAATGCTGTTTACACTCTTCAACATGCATGAAGAAGAAGCAAACAAGGCCATGGCGCAGCATCTGGTATTCCCGGCATATGACTATGTGCTGAAATGTTCCCACACGTTCAACCTGTTGGATGCACGTGGAGCTATCAGTGTAACGGAACGTACGGGTTACATCACACGTGTCCGTAATCTGGCTCGCCAAGTCGCTGCAACATATATGGAAGAGCGTGAGAAGCTAGGCTTCCCGCTGATCAAGAAAGGGGGAGCCGAGCATGTCTAA
- the recO gene encoding DNA repair protein RecO, translated as MLYRVEGIVIRSMDYGEGNKIITLCTESGGKVGVLVRGAKKPKSRHAALVQPFTYGQYVYFRNTGLGTLNAGEIVESYHELREDLVKASYASYACELLDRVLQDEETGTFWFKQLKACLQALKEEKDPVVITSLYEMKILQASGYGPQFDECISCNQERPDEQLFISPRLGGVLCRACKHFDPPAMSVSPKALKLLRLFAQLDLQRLGNISVSESTRDEIKKLMRAFMDHQLGLNLKSRSFLDQMEKYGI; from the coding sequence ATGCTATACAGGGTGGAAGGGATTGTCATCCGCAGCATGGACTACGGCGAAGGGAACAAAATCATTACGCTTTGCACCGAAAGCGGCGGGAAAGTAGGCGTACTCGTCCGCGGTGCCAAAAAGCCCAAGAGCCGACATGCTGCACTGGTGCAGCCGTTTACGTATGGTCAATATGTATATTTTCGCAATACAGGTCTAGGTACACTGAATGCTGGAGAAATTGTTGAATCCTATCATGAGTTGCGTGAAGATCTGGTCAAGGCCTCTTATGCCTCTTATGCGTGTGAACTATTGGATCGCGTGCTTCAGGATGAAGAGACAGGTACTTTTTGGTTCAAACAGTTAAAGGCGTGTTTGCAGGCGTTGAAGGAAGAGAAAGATCCGGTTGTTATTACAAGTCTGTACGAAATGAAAATATTACAGGCATCCGGTTATGGTCCGCAGTTTGATGAATGTATCTCCTGTAACCAGGAGCGACCGGATGAGCAGTTGTTTATTAGTCCCAGACTTGGCGGCGTTCTGTGTCGTGCCTGCAAACATTTCGATCCTCCGGCGATGTCAGTCAGTCCAAAAGCTCTGAAGTTGTTGCGTTTGTTCGCACAGTTGGATCTGCAGCGCTTGGGAAATATATCAGTGAGTGAATCTACCCGTGATGAGATCAAAAAACTGATGCGGGCCTTTATGGATCATCAGCTTGGTCTGAATCTTAAATCCCGTTCTTTCCTCGATCAGATGGAGAAGTACGGGATTTGA
- a CDS encoding YqzL family protein codes for MRDFSWKVFAMTGDVESYLLYTEACNSLGQESEPAREVIEDEEAEV; via the coding sequence ATGCGAGATTTTTCGTGGAAGGTTTTTGCGATGACGGGGGACGTGGAGTCCTATTTGTTATATACCGAGGCGTGTAACTCGTTAGGACAGGAGTCGGAACCTGCAAGGGAAGTGATTGAAGATGAAGAAGCCGAGGTATAA
- the era gene encoding GTPase Era — MKKQAFKSGFVAIIGRPNVGKSTLMNQVIGQKIAIMSDKPQTTRNKIHGVYTSEHQQIVFLDTPGIHKRQSKLGDYMNQTALNTLGEVEAALFLIDASEGMGGGDRYIAEQLKNIRTPVILVMNKIDKIEPEALLPLIEEYRKLHDFAEIVPVSAMLGSNVSTLLEQLGKYLPEGPQYYPDDQVTDHPEQFVCAELIREKILQMTREEVPHSIAVTIEDMKVQDNGVVYISAVIFVERDSQKGIIIGKQGALLKEVGKRARHDIQNLLGSKIFMDLWVKVKKDWRNQDRVLRDLGFGRD; from the coding sequence ATGAAAAAACAAGCATTCAAATCCGGTTTTGTAGCCATTATTGGACGTCCAAACGTAGGTAAATCCACACTGATGAACCAGGTGATCGGACAGAAAATTGCGATCATGTCGGACAAGCCGCAAACGACACGTAATAAAATTCATGGTGTGTATACATCCGAACATCAGCAAATCGTTTTCCTGGACACACCGGGGATTCACAAACGTCAATCCAAACTTGGCGATTACATGAACCAGACTGCTCTGAACACACTTGGAGAAGTAGAAGCAGCGCTGTTCCTGATTGACGCTTCGGAGGGCATGGGTGGCGGTGACCGTTACATTGCGGAACAGTTGAAAAATATCCGTACGCCTGTCATTCTCGTCATGAATAAAATTGATAAAATTGAGCCGGAAGCGCTTCTGCCCCTCATCGAGGAGTATCGCAAGTTGCACGATTTCGCTGAAATCGTACCTGTATCTGCCATGCTGGGCAGCAATGTAAGCACACTACTGGAACAACTCGGCAAGTATTTGCCTGAAGGTCCTCAGTACTATCCTGATGACCAGGTTACTGACCATCCGGAGCAGTTTGTATGTGCCGAGTTGATTCGTGAGAAGATTCTACAGATGACTCGTGAAGAGGTACCTCACTCCATTGCTGTAACGATTGAGGATATGAAAGTACAGGATAACGGTGTCGTTTATATCTCAGCCGTCATTTTTGTGGAACGGGATTCGCAAAAAGGGATCATTATTGGGAAGCAAGGTGCGCTTCTGAAAGAAGTGGGCAAACGTGCTCGACATGACATTCAGAACCTGCTTGGTTCCAAAATTTTCATGGATCTGTGGGTTAAAGTGAAAAAAGACTGGAGAAATCAGGATCGAGTTCTGCGTGACCTTGGCTTTGGTCGCGACTGA
- a CDS encoding cytidine deaminase, translating to MDNGLLMQEAIKARTKAYTPYSHFGVGAALLDSEGHVHHGCNIENAAYTPGNCAERTAMFSAIAGGQQPRSFKAIAIVGDTDGPIAPCGVCRQVMYELCEPDMKVILGNMKGDLQETTVAELLPWAFGPSDLNSAKK from the coding sequence ATGGATAACGGTTTGTTAATGCAAGAGGCAATTAAGGCACGTACGAAGGCGTACACGCCTTACTCTCATTTTGGTGTAGGTGCAGCTTTGCTTGACAGTGAAGGGCATGTGCATCATGGTTGTAATATCGAGAATGCTGCGTATACCCCAGGTAACTGTGCTGAGCGTACAGCGATGTTCAGTGCCATTGCAGGTGGCCAGCAGCCTCGCAGCTTCAAAGCGATTGCCATTGTGGGAGACACGGATGGTCCGATTGCTCCATGTGGCGTATGTCGTCAGGTCATGTACGAACTGTGTGAACCCGATATGAAAGTCATCTTGGGGAACATGAAAGGTGATCTGCAAGAGACCACCGTTGCTGAACTGTTACCTTGGGCTTTTGGGCCTTCTGATCTGAATTCTGCTAAAAAATAA
- a CDS encoding diacylglycerol kinase family protein: MKRRSWGLVFRNAAEGIAYGLRTQRNVRVHTGVAVLMCVAGFFFRISRIDWMFVLTAVFLVLVTELMNTAVEAAVDLAHPHIHPLAKAAKDTAAGAVLLAAVFAVIIGCIVFIKPMMSWLGLY, translated from the coding sequence ATGAAAAGACGCTCCTGGGGTCTGGTATTCCGCAATGCTGCGGAAGGAATCGCATATGGGTTGCGGACTCAGCGTAATGTGAGAGTTCACACGGGAGTGGCTGTTTTGATGTGTGTAGCCGGCTTTTTTTTCAGAATCTCAAGAATAGATTGGATGTTTGTGCTAACCGCTGTCTTTTTGGTCCTGGTGACTGAATTGATGAACACGGCTGTAGAGGCGGCAGTTGATTTGGCACATCCCCATATCCATCCGCTGGCAAAAGCGGCAAAGGATACCGCGGCCGGGGCAGTTCTGCTGGCTGCGGTATTCGCCGTCATCATCGGTTGTATCGTTTTCATTAAGCCGATGATGAGCTGGCTAGGTTTGTACTGA
- the ybeY gene encoding rRNA maturation RNase YbeY, whose product MSLNLAWNNEQQDKEITEPMIAMLEQLLNLAGEAEGVADGEVALTFVNDEQIHELNRDYRGIDRPTDVLSFAMNETVDEELDIIYELDEDEEMEEMPDVLGDIIISVPRTILQSEEYGHSFERELGFLFVHGFLHLLGYDHQDEDSEAEMMGKQEAVLAQAGLTR is encoded by the coding sequence ATGAGTCTTAATCTGGCATGGAATAATGAACAACAGGATAAAGAAATTACAGAACCAATGATTGCAATGCTGGAACAGTTGCTGAATCTTGCTGGAGAAGCGGAAGGTGTTGCAGACGGGGAAGTGGCTCTGACTTTTGTGAATGATGAGCAGATTCATGAGTTGAACCGTGATTATCGCGGTATTGACCGTCCTACGGATGTATTGTCCTTTGCAATGAACGAGACGGTGGATGAAGAACTCGATATTATCTATGAGCTGGACGAAGATGAAGAAATGGAAGAAATGCCGGATGTTCTTGGAGACATCATCATTTCCGTACCGCGGACCATCCTGCAAAGTGAGGAGTATGGACACTCATTTGAACGTGAGCTTGGTTTTTTGTTTGTCCATGGTTTCTTGCACCTGCTCGGATATGACCATCAGGATGAAGATAGTGAGGCTGAAATGATGGGCAAACAAGAAGCGGTATTGGCCCAGGCCGGGTTGACACGATAA
- a CDS encoding HDIG domain-containing metalloprotein, translated as MTSKEPSKGKSFQNKATGWKYSVWARYLLFLFLVILFYVSLASKLLPERYDIQEGTRSEVDIAAPMQIPNNKATLKAQEEAAERVQPIFQIVQMRNENLMTTLLDRVDRLNQDDQISSQDKIDIYRDEIPQRQKDFVTNYINNNRKAGTYSETLLEEIRNVVQEQSYRIPEETYIKISRLTSDDIQEMKPVARDIVARLMTDQISDATTARAKVAEMVSVSSLSKRTQREVVQELARLVVTSNRFYDEEGTKEAKVQARENTQTVFIKQGDTLVAKGEMITPEMYALLDENDLLKNEVNYWPQLGLLMFSCLLSAAILMYIQQCSGTHFKYNNAQLLMLVLIFIITIVVMHVTAIIQTNERSYVGFLAPVAVGAMLIALLLDTSLAFVCSILIGMLSSIILNTHQGQLFDFELGFFAVVVSFVAIFATHKASQRSTILKGAIMVCLFGSIAVFTLALIDSGDWNRTTTLYGVGFAFAGGVLTAILVIGLMPFFETSFGILSALKLVELSNPNHPLLRKLLTETPGTYHHSVMVGNLSEAAAEAIGANGLLCRVGSYYHDIGKTKRPIYFIENQNNMENPHDSIDPKLSKSIIVAHARDGVEMQKDYKLPRPIRDIAEQHHGTTFLHYFYHKALRQAEEAGVEPDFTEEDFRYPGPKAQSKESAIVGIADSVEAAVRSLRKPTVEQVESMIEKIIKGRLDDHQFNDCDLTMRELDIVARTLKETVMGIFHSRIEYPEEIKKPKPTSPEAG; from the coding sequence GTGACCTCGAAGGAACCGTCAAAAGGCAAATCTTTTCAGAATAAGGCTACAGGATGGAAGTATAGCGTGTGGGCACGCTATCTTCTGTTTTTGTTTCTGGTGATTCTTTTCTACGTGAGTCTTGCTTCCAAGCTGCTCCCCGAGCGGTATGATATTCAGGAAGGTACACGAAGTGAAGTGGATATTGCTGCGCCCATGCAGATTCCGAATAACAAGGCCACACTCAAAGCACAGGAAGAAGCGGCTGAACGCGTACAGCCGATATTTCAGATCGTGCAGATGCGAAACGAAAATTTGATGACAACCTTGCTTGATCGTGTAGATCGATTGAACCAGGATGATCAGATTTCAAGTCAGGATAAGATTGATATTTATCGGGATGAAATTCCGCAACGCCAGAAGGATTTTGTGACCAACTATATCAATAATAATCGGAAAGCCGGTACATACTCCGAGACGCTGTTGGAAGAGATCAGAAATGTGGTACAGGAGCAAAGCTACCGTATTCCGGAAGAGACCTACATCAAAATCTCACGTCTGACATCGGATGATATCCAGGAGATGAAACCAGTTGCGAGGGACATTGTTGCCCGGTTAATGACGGATCAGATCAGTGATGCAACCACCGCGCGTGCCAAAGTAGCCGAGATGGTGAGTGTCAGCTCTCTTAGTAAGCGCACGCAACGTGAGGTGGTGCAGGAGCTTGCTCGTCTCGTGGTGACCTCTAACCGCTTCTACGACGAAGAGGGAACCAAGGAAGCCAAAGTACAGGCGCGTGAGAACACGCAAACCGTCTTTATCAAGCAAGGGGATACATTAGTTGCCAAAGGTGAGATGATCACCCCGGAAATGTATGCTCTCCTGGATGAGAATGACTTGCTGAAAAATGAAGTGAACTACTGGCCACAGCTTGGACTTCTTATGTTTTCCTGCCTGTTGTCGGCAGCAATTCTGATGTATATTCAGCAATGCAGCGGAACGCATTTCAAATATAATAATGCGCAGCTGTTGATGCTTGTTCTCATTTTTATTATTACGATTGTAGTTATGCATGTCACGGCGATTATCCAGACCAATGAGAGGTCTTATGTTGGCTTCCTTGCACCAGTTGCGGTAGGGGCAATGTTAATTGCGCTGCTGCTGGATACGTCTCTTGCCTTTGTATGTTCGATATTGATCGGTATGTTGTCCAGCATCATTTTGAACACGCATCAGGGTCAACTTTTTGACTTCGAATTAGGGTTCTTCGCTGTCGTAGTTTCGTTTGTTGCGATCTTCGCAACGCATAAGGCTAGTCAGCGATCAACGATCCTGAAAGGGGCCATTATGGTCTGCCTGTTCGGGTCCATAGCCGTCTTCACACTGGCTTTGATTGACTCGGGAGATTGGAACCGAACCACAACACTGTATGGCGTTGGATTTGCATTTGCTGGAGGCGTATTGACGGCCATACTGGTCATCGGGCTGATGCCATTTTTCGAAACATCATTTGGTATCTTGTCAGCGCTCAAACTGGTGGAATTGTCTAATCCGAACCATCCGCTTCTTCGCAAGTTGCTGACGGAGACCCCGGGTACCTATCATCACAGCGTTATGGTAGGGAATCTGTCTGAAGCAGCAGCAGAAGCCATAGGAGCTAACGGATTGCTCTGCCGAGTGGGTTCGTATTATCATGATATTGGCAAGACGAAGCGGCCCATCTATTTTATTGAAAATCAGAACAATATGGAGAATCCGCATGATTCCATTGATCCAAAACTGAGCAAATCTATTATTGTTGCCCATGCGCGCGATGGTGTGGAAATGCAAAAGGATTACAAGCTGCCCAGACCTATTCGGGATATTGCGGAACAGCATCACGGCACGACATTTCTCCACTATTTTTATCACAAAGCACTGCGCCAGGCGGAAGAAGCAGGCGTTGAGCCTGATTTCACCGAAGAAGACTTCCGTTATCCTGGGCCAAAGGCTCAGTCGAAGGAATCTGCTATTGTTGGCATTGCCGATAGTGTGGAGGCTGCTGTGAGATCTTTGCGCAAACCGACAGTGGAGCAAGTGGAGTCCATGATTGAGAAAATTATTAAAGGACGATTGGATGATCATCAATTCAATGATTGTGACCTTACGATGCGTGAACTGGATATCGTCGCCAGAACATTGAAGGAAACCGTGATGGGTATCTTCCACTCCCGGATAGAATATCCGGAGGAGATCAAGAAACCGAAGCCGACTTCACCCGAAGCAGGCTAA
- a CDS encoding PhoH family protein: MSEQTRSIQISLQSAGEGQSLFGPQDTFLKLIESEIPAQIASREAEIVIFGNAQQVESLEQLFDVLLQLIRNGYVLTERDVKYAIELAKDMRADQLLDLFKGEITTTYRGKPIRVKTIGQKHYVTTIKKRDIVFGIGPAGTGKTYLAVVLAVAAIKEGSVKRIVLTRPAVEAGESLGFLPGDLQEKVDPYLRPLYDALYDVMGQEQTAKALERGLIEIAPLAYMRGRTLDDSFIILDEAQNTTPEQMKMFLTRLGFGSKMVITGDVTQIDLPRGKKSGLVEANTILNEVNEIGFVYFAEQDVVRHSLVQKIIVAYNHAAENQA, translated from the coding sequence TTGTCAGAGCAAACACGCAGCATACAAATCTCCCTCCAGAGTGCGGGAGAGGGCCAATCTCTTTTTGGACCCCAAGATACTTTTCTTAAACTGATTGAATCCGAGATTCCCGCCCAGATTGCATCCCGTGAAGCGGAGATTGTGATTTTCGGCAATGCACAACAGGTGGAATCGCTTGAACAATTATTTGATGTGTTACTGCAATTGATACGCAACGGATACGTGTTAACCGAAAGAGATGTGAAGTATGCGATTGAACTTGCCAAGGATATGCGGGCAGACCAGCTATTGGATCTGTTCAAGGGCGAGATTACGACGACATACCGAGGTAAACCAATCCGTGTTAAAACCATTGGACAGAAGCACTATGTAACTACAATTAAAAAACGTGATATTGTATTTGGCATTGGTCCTGCCGGTACGGGTAAAACCTACCTTGCTGTTGTACTGGCTGTTGCCGCAATTAAAGAAGGTAGCGTCAAACGTATCGTACTCACACGGCCTGCTGTTGAAGCGGGAGAGAGTCTTGGTTTTTTGCCAGGTGATCTTCAGGAGAAGGTAGACCCGTATCTGCGACCGCTGTACGATGCCCTGTATGACGTTATGGGACAGGAACAGACCGCTAAGGCACTGGAGCGTGGGTTAATCGAAATTGCGCCACTCGCCTACATGCGGGGGCGTACACTGGATGACTCCTTCATCATTCTTGATGAAGCACAGAACACAACACCGGAACAGATGAAGATGTTCCTGACGCGTCTTGGTTTTGGCTCCAAAATGGTCATCACCGGAGACGTGACACAGATTGATTTACCGCGTGGTAAGAAATCCGGGCTTGTGGAAGCGAATACGATCTTGAACGAAGTTAATGAGATTGGATTTGTCTATTTTGCCGAGCAAGATGTTGTGCGGCATTCCCTCGTCCAGAAAATTATCGTGGCTTACAACCACGCCGCAGAAAATCAAGCATAG
- the yqfD gene encoding sporulation protein YqfD produces MKQPSLYKLRGAVRITVTGGDIEALINTVAEQGLEVWNLRAHDGRVAEMNILLPHFFRLRPMLKRTGCRVKVTHRSGFPFFAARLLRRKFFLGGMLFFVAALFALSSMVWSVEVKGNVTIPTDEVLAAAKKEGVYPFQWGFRLQSQDKLSRQLALALPDVTWIGVSKEGTTITIQVVESAQPKREPLLNPRHLISKADAVVTQIYAEQGRPVVQKDMRVKKGQVLISGILGDEENTKTIVAKGEVRGLVWREYQVEVPLVQKHNTMTGESKERFYMVLGKWAIQLWGYGSTPFSSFDTESNHKPLTWRSFTLPMGWLTEKDLETREHEEQQTIEWARTKGLEGARNDIIAKNGKGTKIISEKILHEKKENGKVYMKVLFEVEESIAEELPLVHSQGE; encoded by the coding sequence ATGAAGCAGCCCAGTCTGTACAAACTGCGGGGAGCAGTCCGAATCACGGTCACTGGGGGAGACATTGAAGCATTGATCAACACGGTGGCAGAGCAGGGACTGGAAGTGTGGAACCTGCGTGCTCACGATGGACGCGTGGCAGAGATGAACATTCTGCTGCCGCATTTTTTCAGGCTGCGTCCGATGTTGAAACGGACAGGCTGCAGAGTTAAAGTGACCCATCGCAGCGGTTTTCCTTTCTTTGCGGCCCGACTATTGCGAAGGAAGTTTTTTCTCGGGGGAATGTTGTTTTTTGTGGCAGCTTTGTTTGCGTTGTCGTCCATGGTATGGAGTGTGGAGGTCAAGGGTAACGTTACCATTCCTACGGACGAGGTGCTCGCAGCAGCGAAGAAAGAGGGGGTATACCCTTTCCAGTGGGGGTTCCGCTTGCAAAGCCAAGACAAGCTCTCCAGACAGCTCGCACTCGCCCTGCCGGATGTAACCTGGATTGGTGTGAGCAAAGAGGGGACAACCATTACCATTCAGGTCGTGGAATCGGCGCAACCGAAGCGCGAGCCATTACTGAATCCCAGACATTTGATCAGCAAAGCAGATGCTGTTGTCACTCAAATCTATGCAGAGCAGGGACGTCCTGTTGTTCAGAAGGACATGCGTGTCAAAAAGGGTCAGGTATTGATCTCTGGTATTCTCGGGGATGAGGAGAACACCAAGACCATTGTTGCCAAAGGGGAAGTTCGTGGACTGGTATGGCGTGAGTATCAGGTAGAAGTCCCGCTTGTTCAAAAACATAACACGATGACAGGTGAGAGCAAAGAACGTTTTTACATGGTGTTGGGGAAATGGGCGATCCAACTATGGGGATATGGAAGTACACCGTTCAGTTCATTTGATACCGAGAGCAATCACAAACCATTGACCTGGCGATCCTTTACACTTCCCATGGGCTGGCTGACAGAGAAGGATCTGGAGACCCGAGAGCATGAGGAACAACAAACGATAGAATGGGCCAGAACAAAAGGATTGGAAGGAGCAAGGAACGATATTATCGCCAAAAACGGCAAAGGAACGAAAATTATAAGTGAAAAAATTTTGCATGAGAAGAAAGAGAATGGTAAAGTTTATATGAAAGTCTTATTTGAGGTAGAAGAAAGCATTGCGGAGGAACTTCCGCTAGTCCATAGTCAAGGAGAATGA
- the yqfC gene encoding sporulation protein YqfC: MTRISRKLRRWTSEVLDLPQDVLYDMPRLTLIGSKQLYIENHRGVIHFTPDRIVLALSQGQLEIKGTALVIRNILPDEVAVEGTILDIHMNGVEGNG; this comes from the coding sequence ATGACCCGGATCAGCCGCAAGCTGCGCAGATGGACCAGTGAAGTGTTGGATCTGCCGCAGGATGTGCTTTATGATATGCCACGGTTAACCCTGATTGGCAGTAAGCAACTGTATATAGAGAATCATCGCGGTGTCATCCATTTCACGCCGGATCGCATCGTGCTGGCTCTTTCCCAAGGCCAGTTGGAGATCAAAGGGACTGCCTTGGTGATACGCAACATTTTGCCGGATGAAGTAGCTGTTGAAGGAACAATTCTGGATATTCATATGAATGGAGTGGAGGGGAACGGATGA
- the floA gene encoding flotillin-like protein FloA (flotillin-like protein involved in membrane lipid rafts) — translation MDTSMITILLIAVVGIIVLSVFFSFFPVMLWVSAIASGVRVSIITLVAMRLRRVTPSRIVNPMIKATKAGLKLSMNQLESHFLAGGNVDRVVNALIAAQRANIPLEFERAAAIDLAGRDVLQAVQMSVNPRVIETPIVSAVAKDGIEVKVRARVTVRANIDRLVGGAGEETIIARVGEGIVSTNGSSNSHKDVLENPDLISRTVLSKGLDAGTAFEILSIDIADVDVGKNIGAFLQTEQAEADKRIAQAKAEERRAMAVAQEQEMKARVVEMRARVVESESQVPLAMSEALRSGKIGVMDYMNLKNIEADTQMRNTLGKPGEGSNSNDQGDSKNGR, via the coding sequence ATGGACACATCTATGATTACGATTTTGCTCATTGCGGTAGTAGGTATTATCGTATTGAGCGTATTCTTCAGCTTTTTCCCGGTTATGCTCTGGGTTTCAGCGATTGCATCCGGCGTACGCGTAAGTATTATTACACTGGTTGCGATGAGACTGAGACGTGTAACGCCTAGCCGTATCGTAAATCCAATGATTAAAGCAACTAAAGCGGGTCTTAAACTTTCAATGAACCAACTGGAGAGTCACTTCCTGGCAGGTGGTAACGTTGACCGTGTTGTAAACGCTCTGATTGCTGCACAACGTGCGAACATTCCGCTCGAATTTGAACGTGCTGCTGCCATTGACCTAGCAGGTCGTGACGTATTGCAAGCCGTACAAATGAGCGTTAACCCACGTGTTATCGAAACACCGATTGTCTCTGCGGTAGCTAAAGATGGTATTGAAGTTAAAGTTAGAGCACGGGTTACGGTTCGTGCCAATATTGACCGTCTCGTCGGTGGTGCTGGTGAAGAAACGATCATCGCCCGTGTCGGCGAAGGTATCGTAAGTACGAACGGTTCCTCCAATTCTCACAAAGACGTCCTGGAAAATCCGGATCTGATCTCCCGTACGGTATTGTCCAAAGGTCTGGATGCAGGTACTGCTTTTGAAATCCTGTCCATTGATATTGCGGACGTTGATGTAGGTAAAAACATTGGTGCATTCTTGCAAACAGAGCAAGCAGAAGCCGACAAACGAATCGCTCAAGCGAAAGCAGAAGAGCGTCGTGCAATGGCCGTAGCCCAAGAGCAAGAGATGAAAGCACGCGTAGTGGAAATGAGAGCACGCGTTGTTGAATCCGAATCCCAAGTACCTTTGGCGATGTCCGAAGCACTGCGTAGTGGTAAAATTGGTGTCATGGATTACATGAACCTGAAGAATATTGAAGCAGATACTCAAATGCGTAACACATTGGGAAAACCTGGTGAAGGTTCGAATTCCAACGATCAGGGTGATTCCAAAAACGGAAGATAG